From a single Cyclobacterium marinum DSM 745 genomic region:
- a CDS encoding sulfatase-like hydrolase/transferase, with the protein MQRPYIKLKSIPFILIGVCFLNSISSYGRQNSNSSAPPNILIITVDNIGYGDFKFLNKDSPIITPNLNKLAKQGAVLTNFYTGSPTCTASRASLLTGRIPQRNKLDYQLGGLAGNYGIGLPQTEIIIPKVLKSSPHGYQTGAFGKWNIGFAPGSRPTERGFDEFLGIASGNVDHFSHVYAGRHDLYHNTTSINRHGEYSTDLFANAAIDFINEKTSENKPWMVYLPFDAPHHPGDRNIAPGEENIWKAPDYAFQPYGLSPDERDPKKRFNAIVTAIDMAVGRLMDSLDELGIADNTFVFFYSDNGAFYPYLDIQSNAPLNGAGVTLWEGGIRVPALVRWPGKVKANETIDTRLWSLDLMQAAANLAEAELPQDRYYDGRNPLPVLTGATKHSPHASMFFKYKGQEALIWGDYKIFRESNEEPWKLFNLQEDIGETNDLAEKKPDLVKKLEEPFKLTEAEIKSDLERERLTPYSSNKN; encoded by the coding sequence ATGCAAAGACCTTATATTAAGCTTAAAAGTATCCCCTTTATTCTTATAGGAGTTTGTTTCCTAAACAGTATTTCTTCCTACGGAAGACAAAATTCCAATTCAAGTGCTCCTCCCAATATTCTTATCATTACTGTTGACAATATTGGTTATGGAGATTTTAAATTCCTTAATAAAGACTCTCCGATCATAACACCAAATTTGAATAAATTGGCCAAACAAGGAGCTGTATTAACCAATTTCTATACCGGATCTCCTACTTGTACAGCCTCCAGGGCCAGTTTACTTACCGGTAGGATTCCACAAAGAAACAAACTGGACTATCAACTTGGAGGCCTGGCAGGAAATTATGGCATTGGTCTTCCACAGACTGAAATTATTATTCCAAAGGTATTGAAAAGCAGTCCTCATGGATATCAGACAGGTGCTTTTGGAAAATGGAACATTGGCTTTGCCCCGGGCTCCAGGCCTACAGAAAGAGGTTTCGATGAATTTCTTGGGATTGCATCGGGAAATGTTGACCACTTTTCACATGTATATGCCGGTAGACATGATCTTTATCACAATACCACCTCCATCAATAGACATGGCGAATACAGTACCGACTTGTTTGCCAATGCAGCCATAGATTTTATTAATGAGAAAACTTCAGAGAATAAGCCATGGATGGTTTATTTACCCTTCGACGCACCCCATCATCCGGGAGACAGGAATATTGCACCGGGGGAAGAGAATATTTGGAAAGCGCCGGATTATGCTTTTCAACCTTACGGTTTGAGCCCTGATGAAAGAGATCCCAAAAAGAGATTCAATGCCATTGTTACTGCAATTGATATGGCTGTAGGCAGGTTAATGGATTCATTGGACGAATTGGGTATAGCTGACAATACCTTTGTATTTTTCTACTCAGACAACGGCGCATTTTATCCCTACTTGGATATTCAATCCAACGCGCCTTTAAACGGTGCAGGGGTAACCCTTTGGGAAGGCGGAATCCGTGTTCCTGCCTTGGTGAGATGGCCCGGTAAGGTGAAAGCAAATGAAACCATTGATACCAGACTTTGGTCCTTGGACCTGATGCAGGCTGCCGCTAATTTGGCTGAGGCAGAGTTGCCACAAGACAGGTATTACGATGGAAGAAATCCACTGCCAGTATTAACAGGAGCAACTAAACATTCTCCCCATGCCTCCATGTTTTTTAAATACAAGGGGCAGGAGGCATTGATATGGGGAGATTATAAGATCTTTAGAGAAAGTAATGAAGAGCCCTGGAAGCTTTTTAACCTTCAGGAAGATATTGGAGAAACCAATGATCTTGCTGAGAAAAAGCCCGATTTGGTGAAAAAATTAGAAGAACCATTTAAATTAACAGAAGCGGAGATTAAGAGTGATTTGGAACGTGAGCGATTGACACCCTATTCCTCCAATAAAAATTAA
- a CDS encoding RagB/SusD family nutrient uptake outer membrane protein, producing MKNFKYILLCFTIVSLVACQEDLLETIPNDRISKEIFWKTLEDVEYASNAVYPALDGTNIFYYDGITDQLMTNHPFNSNTDIQRGFGTIASGKFYSEWENAYQGIRRANDFMDNVDLVEEDDQEAINRFKGEVMTLRAYIYLKLIMLYGDVPLITSGIDIEEGRTVTRTPIAEIWDFIEEELTQAAEWLPYENNGRIGKGAALALKARAMLYSGKFNEAAEAAKEIMDSGVFSLYPDYFNLFQYEGENNSEVILAREFAVDVNAHNIYSSVAPWSQTSGSSGSLYVPTKAIIDAYPMANGLPIDDPESGYDPYNPHENRDPRLAQSVFLTGITPLPDGGTYGTIPGTDGSDAVQITVYSTASGYNVRKYVDAADYSNPSNSGLNIMLIRYAEVLLTYAEAKIELGELDETVYAAINEVRQRESVMLPSVTPEQAATQESMREVVRNERQIELAFEGFRLFDIRRWKIAENVMPGVPLGMQYVDGDGNLVQISLDGFDRSFDPERDYLWPIPNRERELNTALTQNTGW from the coding sequence ATGAAGAATTTTAAATATATATTGCTATGCTTCACCATCGTATCACTGGTGGCATGTCAGGAAGATCTATTGGAAACAATTCCAAACGATAGGATTTCAAAAGAGATCTTTTGGAAAACCCTCGAAGATGTTGAATACGCCTCAAATGCAGTATATCCTGCTCTAGATGGGACTAATATTTTCTACTATGATGGAATAACAGATCAATTGATGACCAACCATCCTTTCAATTCAAATACAGATATCCAACGAGGATTTGGCACCATTGCTTCAGGAAAATTTTATTCAGAATGGGAAAATGCCTACCAAGGAATACGAAGAGCCAATGATTTTATGGATAATGTAGACCTTGTAGAAGAGGATGATCAAGAGGCTATAAATAGGTTTAAGGGCGAAGTAATGACCCTTAGGGCTTACATTTACCTTAAATTGATTATGTTGTATGGAGATGTTCCATTGATTACTTCTGGCATAGACATAGAAGAAGGCCGTACGGTTACCAGGACACCAATTGCTGAGATTTGGGACTTTATAGAAGAAGAACTTACCCAAGCAGCAGAATGGTTGCCTTATGAAAACAATGGTAGGATAGGGAAAGGTGCAGCCTTGGCACTCAAAGCCAGAGCGATGCTTTATTCCGGGAAATTCAATGAAGCTGCAGAAGCCGCCAAAGAAATTATGGATAGCGGAGTCTTTAGTTTATACCCTGATTACTTCAACTTGTTTCAATATGAAGGAGAAAATAATTCTGAGGTTATTCTCGCGAGAGAATTTGCAGTGGATGTAAACGCACATAATATTTATTCGAGCGTAGCACCATGGAGCCAAACCTCAGGAAGTAGTGGGAGTTTGTATGTACCCACCAAAGCCATCATTGATGCTTATCCAATGGCCAATGGATTGCCTATAGATGATCCGGAAAGTGGCTATGATCCATACAATCCTCATGAAAACAGAGACCCAAGGTTGGCCCAATCAGTATTTTTAACCGGAATTACCCCTTTGCCTGATGGTGGGACTTATGGAACGATTCCCGGCACAGATGGCTCTGATGCAGTTCAAATAACTGTTTATTCCACTGCTTCGGGCTATAATGTGAGAAAGTATGTGGATGCCGCAGATTATAGCAACCCTTCAAATTCGGGTTTAAATATCATGTTGATTCGATATGCTGAAGTATTATTGACTTATGCTGAAGCCAAAATCGAACTGGGTGAGTTGGATGAAACGGTGTATGCTGCCATTAATGAGGTGAGACAAAGAGAGAGCGTTATGCTTCCTTCTGTTACTCCTGAACAAGCAGCCACCCAAGAAAGTATGCGGGAAGTTGTTAGAAATGAACGTCAGATTGAGTTGGCTTTTGAAGGCTTCCGCTTATTTGATATTCGAAGGTGGAAAATCGCTGAAAATGTGATGCCCGGTGTTCCACTTGGGATGCAATACGTAGATGGCGATGGCAATTTGGTTCAAATATCCCTTGATGGCTTTGATAGGTCTTTTGATCCTGAAAGGGATTACCTGTGGCCTATCCCTAACAGGGAAAGAGAATTGAATACAGCACTGACCCAAAACACAGGTTGGTAA